From a single Aquarana catesbeiana isolate 2022-GZ linkage group LG09, ASM4218655v1, whole genome shotgun sequence genomic region:
- the LOC141108438 gene encoding zinc finger BED domain-containing protein 4-like, giving the protein MVKTSIQPTIEHFGGVHYRGMSKQQSRKITRLIGQLIAVGGASFNFVEGEPFKQLMQAVAPQYQVPSRTTFSRMVVPSLYRSCVGVLKDLLGKAAGQSVHFTTDLWSATSGQHAFLSLTAHWWQPNVSQDVQPTPKKTPRSRKTSSAVATATVHKTGLHSFLLHAEVMDQQHTSHNILNALQKMIGKWLGEQAGTNVKMGFVVSDGGANMTKAIRDGRFVGVRCCAHILHLVVRCALDDNTNSGRLAALLESCRKIAGHFHRSVKDSHLLRQEQRKAGLVEHCLKQDVGTRWNSTLHMLERILEQQRAIHAMSCEHFIGIARPLGREDWVMIDQVVTVLRPFEDVTDNLSKESASLAEVVPLFAHLSNKIDSFLSNRERWPGGKILAEVDALLRRLKEQLSWRIKELIDPRPEFMLATICDPRIKGKIALRKNTLTTWRDILIERVRERERQMGIQLEEGEEDELEMSDDTLLANTSSTAASAHSSRASVFWAEALDSFVGPTKQPPRKEKSAGDIVRAYLAEPPLPPSTDPLSFWDEKKGVWPALSSVAQELLSCPSTTVQSERVFSVTGNILCPQRSQLLPQLLEQMAFLKVNLPKLGYPALEFDAE; this is encoded by the coding sequence ATGGTAAAGACATCCATACAGCCCACTATAGAACATTTTGGAGGGGTACATTACCGGGGTATGTCAAAACAGCAATCCCGTAAAATTACGCGCCTCATCGGACAACTTATAGCTGTTGGGGGGGCTTCTTTCAATTTTGTGGAAGGGGAGCCCTTCAAGCAGCTGATGCAGGCTGTGGCACCACAATATCAGGTCCCTTCACGCACCACATTCAGTAGAATGGTAGTGCCCTCACTGTACCGGTCATGTGTTGGGGTTTTGAAGGATTTGCTGGGgaaggctgctggccaatcagttcACTTTACAACTGATTTATGGAGTGCTACAAGTGGCCAGCATGCCTTCCTGTCCTTGACTGCCCATTGGTGGCAGCCCAATGTGTCACAAGATGTACAACCAACACCAAAAAAAACTCCAAGGTCAAGAAAAACCTCAAGCGCTGTGGCCACTGCCACAGTGCACAAGACAGGATTgcactccttcctcctccatgctgaggtGATGGATCAGCAGCACACATCACACAATATTCTAAATGCACTTCAGAAAATGATAGGGAAGTGGCTAGGGGAACAGGCAGGCACGAACGTCAAAATGGGATTTGTTGTCAGTGATGGTGGAGCTAACATGACAAAGGCTATCCGTGATGGAAGGTTTGTTGGTGTGCGCTGCTGTGCACACATCCTGCATCTAGTTGTTAGGTGTGCTCTTGATGATAATACTAACAGTGGAAGGTTAGCAGCACTTTTAGAGTCGTGCCGGAAAATTGCTGGTCACTTCCACCGTAGTGTGAAGGATAGCCACCTTCTCAGGCAGGAACAGAGAAAGGCAGGTCTTGTGGAGCACTGCCTCAAACAGGATGTTGGAACGAGGTGGAACTCTACCTTACATATGCTAGAGCGTATACTCGAGCAACAGAGGGCAATTCATGCAATGTCATGTGAACATTTTATTGGTATTGCCAGACCACTAGGCAGGGAGGACTGGGTCATGATTGACCAAGTTGTCACAGTGCTCAGGCCTTTTGAGGATGTCACTGACAATTTAAGCAAAGAGAGTGCTAGCCTGGCAGAAGTGGTTCCCCTCTTTGCACACCTTTCTAATAAAATAGATTCCTTCCTTTCCAATAGGGAAAGATGGCCTGGTGGCAAAATACTTGCAGAAGTTGATGCCCttctgaggagactgaaggagcaaCTCAGTTGGCGCATAAAAGAGCTCATCGACCCTCGCCCCGAGTTCATGTTAGCCACAATTTGTGACCCCAGAATAAAAGGCAAAATAGCACTCAGGAAAAATACTCTCACCACCTGGCGGGATATATTGATAGAGAGGGTACGTGAGAGGGAAAGGCAAATGGGAATACAgttagaggagggagaagaagatgaGCTGGAGATGTCTGATGATACTCTGTTAGCTAATACTAGCAGCACTGCTGCCAGTGCTCACTCCTCCAGAGCATCAGTCTTTTGGGCTGAGGCACTTGACAGTTTTGTGGGACCCACTAAACAGCCCCCTAGAAAAGAAAAAAGTGCTGGTGACATAGTTAGGGCTTACCTAGCAGAACCTCCTttgccccccagtacagatcccttaAGTTTTTGGGATGAGAAGAAGGGTGTGTGGCCTGCTTTGTCCTCGGTAGCCCAGGAGCTTCTTTCCTGTCCCTCAACCACGGTCCAGAGTGAGCGGGTGTTTTCTGTAACAGGAAATATTTTATGCCCTCAGCGCTCACAATTGCTCCCCCAGCTCTTAGAGCAAATGGCTTTTTTAAAAGTCAACCTGCCAAAGCTTGGTTACCCTGCTCTTGAGTTTGATGCTGAATAA